In Streptomyces sp. P3, one DNA window encodes the following:
- a CDS encoding nitroreductase has translation MSVSALETAAVPALVEDAAAAPSMHNAQPWRFRFLRADDVFQVYADLERAMPQADPTTRCLHLGCAAALFNLRTAMAHAGWATDTELLPDPADPRLLAVVRLTGPAPTERGVVEDLAPLYPAIRRRHTSRRPFTDEVIPHAVKDALSAAALLEGARLVFPDPWHIHTLLDLVRDAEGRDATDAAASEELRRWIRVGQDAVRAASDGVPDYAFGPRKLYGSAPVRDFAGRGAVPGREAAAFENVPQLAVLGTTSDGPRDWLLAGQAMERVLLEATLDGLATSLTSQALEWPELRWTLRDPQSAMGFVQMVLRLGYGPAGPGTPRRPVDEILEIA, from the coding sequence GTGTCCGTAAGCGCACTCGAGACGGCAGCCGTGCCGGCGTTGGTCGAAGACGCTGCGGCGGCCCCGTCCATGCACAACGCACAGCCCTGGAGATTCCGGTTCCTGCGCGCGGACGACGTGTTCCAGGTGTACGCGGATCTCGAGCGGGCCATGCCGCAGGCCGACCCCACCACCCGCTGTCTGCACCTGGGCTGCGCCGCCGCCCTGTTCAACCTGCGCACCGCCATGGCGCACGCGGGCTGGGCGACGGACACCGAGCTGCTGCCCGACCCGGCGGACCCGCGCCTGCTCGCGGTGGTGCGGCTGACCGGCCCCGCGCCCACCGAGCGTGGCGTCGTGGAGGATCTCGCTCCGCTGTACCCGGCGATCCGCCGCCGGCACACCAGCCGTCGGCCCTTCACCGACGAGGTGATACCGCACGCCGTCAAGGACGCCCTGAGCGCCGCCGCGCTTCTGGAAGGGGCGCGGCTCGTCTTCCCCGACCCGTGGCACATCCACACACTGTTGGACCTGGTACGCGACGCCGAAGGGCGCGATGCGACGGATGCCGCGGCATCCGAGGAGCTGCGGCGCTGGATCCGGGTGGGTCAGGACGCGGTGCGAGCGGCGAGCGACGGGGTGCCGGACTACGCGTTCGGTCCTCGCAAGCTCTACGGAAGCGCGCCCGTGCGTGACTTCGCCGGCCGGGGCGCGGTTCCCGGCCGGGAGGCCGCCGCGTTCGAGAACGTGCCTCAGCTCGCCGTGCTGGGCACCACGAGCGACGGGCCCAGGGACTGGCTCCTGGCGGGCCAGGCGATGGAGCGCGTCCTGCTCGAGGCCACTCTGGACGGGCTCGCCACGTCCCTCACCTCCCAGGCCCTCGAATGGCCCGAACTGCGATGGACCCTGCGCGACCCGCAGTCGGCGATGGGATTCGTCCAGATGGTCCTGCGGCTCGGATACGGCCCCGCGGGCCCGGGCACGCCGCGCCGCCCCGTGGACGAGATCCTGGAGATCGCCTGA